The Triticum dicoccoides isolate Atlit2015 ecotype Zavitan chromosome 6A, WEW_v2.0, whole genome shotgun sequence genome has a window encoding:
- the LOC119317646 gene encoding cysteine protease XCP1-like, with product MDSELSTVFFLLIVFAACCCSSSSATHHDPSVVGYSQEDLALPSRILDLFSSWSVKHSRVYVTPKEKVRRYEVFRQNLKHIVETNRRNGSYWLGLNQFADVAHEEFKAGYLGLSAGGRPRAPTTAFRYEAAVDLTGEVDWRKKGAVTPVKNQGKCGSCWAFSTVAAVEGINQIVTGKLESLSEQELMDCDSTFDHGCGGGLMDFAYAYIVGNQGIHTDADYPYLMEEGDCRENQPHSKVVTISGYEDVPENSELSLLKALAHQPVSVGIAAGSRDFQFYKGGVFEGTCGTQLDHALTAVGYGSSNGQDYIIMKNSWGGGWGEQGYFRIKRGTGRPEGVCDIYRIASYPTKNNGTGWGWGA from the exons ATGGATTCAGAGCTATCAACAGTGTTCTTCCTGCTGATAGTTTTCGCAGCGTGTTGTTGCTCTTCCTCGAGCGCCACCCACCATGACCCCTCGGTCGTCGGGTACTCGCAGGAGGACCTCGCGCTGCCGAGCAGGATCCTCGACCTCTTCAGCTCGTGGTCGGTGAAGCACAGCAGGGTGTACGTGACCCCGAAGGAGAAGGTGCGGAGGTACGAGGTGTTCCGGCAGAACCTGAAGCACATCGTGGAGACCAACAGGAGGAACGGGAGCTACTGGCTGGGCCTGAACCAGTTCGCCGACGTCGCCCACGAGGAGTTCAAGGCCGGCTACCTAGGGCTGAGCGCCGGCGGGCGGCCGCGCGCTCCGACGACGGCGTTCCGGTACGAGGCCGCCGTGGACCTGACCGGGGAGGTGGACTGGAGGAAGAAGGGGGCGGTCACGCCGGTCAAGAACCAGGGGAAATGCG GAAGCTGCTGGGCCTTCtcgacggtggcggcggtggaAGGGATAAACCAGATCGTGACGGGCAAGCTGGAGTCGCTGTCGGAGCAGGAGCTGATGGACTGCGACAGCACCTTCGACCACGGCTGCGGAGGGGGCCTCATGGACTTCGCCTACGCCTACATTGTGGGGAACCAGGGGATCCACACCGACGCCGACTACCCCTACCTCATGGAGGAGGGCGACTGCAGGGAGAATCAG CCCCACTCCAAGGTCGTCACCATAAGCGGCTACGAGGACGTGCCGGAGAACAGCGAGCTGAGCCTGCTCAAGGCGCTGGCGCACCAGCCCGTCAGCGTGGGCATCGCCGCAGGGAGCAGAGACTTCCAGTTCTACAAAGGG GGGGTGTTTGAAGGAACCTGTGGCACTCAGCTGGACCACGCGCTGACGGCCGTCGGATACGGCTCATCCAACGGCCAGGACTACATCATCATGAAGAACTCGTGGGGCGGGGGCTGGGGCGAGCAAGGCTACTTCAGGATCAAGAGGGGCACCGGGAGGCCCGAGGGCGTCTGCGACATCTACAGGATCGCCTCTTACCCTACCAAGAACAACGGCACGGGCTGGGGGTGGGGGGCCTGA